One genomic window of Ziziphus jujuba cultivar Dongzao chromosome 4, ASM3175591v1 includes the following:
- the LOC107416748 gene encoding uncharacterized protein LOC107416748, whose amino-acid sequence MGLGGSHSHNKGNNNNNGGSRGRPYGVMLLLAFGAALLGVMILHKLRERRIFNLLLKDRDNELISIHLLLQKERDRVQEVNRKNEDMKANIYTLRNQKMEVDRRLIEMQSTIDSLKDEQRTMEVAIEEKQNEIKMLRLKESATTETENTQVTELIETLKQKDAEIEDLKKRLQNPVKMSSDDDPSNPSVNLTTVTGNTVGKEKTAEGDGKIIVTDQKSKNSQDQRIEYGTSMGEKQGQGKKSEDFKDDGSEENNIAASETISDGGGKDIEENGELGRLENAQGEGQEHVENSNGGMKLDRQENSNNNVWPMKRGKHGSFSNTKGRRWRLIAKNRRFENRNFKNNGVTGMRTRKFFEDDQGRLKGRTKAAPFRGGLTTGDDNRHVGVAEVVNSGAAKDQDATDGQQSRDINREATKKNEASEHLDNDFKEPGNHADDDKGDGNFSSKSGSTSEQDEEYKDEIDDTES is encoded by the exons ATGGGTTTGGGGGGATCTCATTCTCATAACAAAGggaataacaacaacaatgggGGGAGTAGAGGGAGGCCATATGGAGTGATGTTACTGCTGGCATTTGGAGCTGCATTGCTTGGGGTCATGATCCTCCACAAGCTCAGGGAAAGGCGCATCTTCAACCTCCTTCTCAAAGACAGAGACAACGAGCTCATTTCCATTCACCTTCTCTTACag AAGGAAAGAGACCGAGTCCAAGAAGTCAATAGGAAGAATGAAGATATGAAAGCCAATATATACACTCTCAGAAACCAAAAGATGGAGGTTGACAGAAGACTTATTGAGATGCAATCTACGATTGATTCCCTTAAAGATGAACAAAGAACAATGGAGGTCGCAATTGAGGAGAAGCAGAACGAGATCAAGATGCTAAGGCTAAAAGAGTCAGCTACCACTGAAACTGAAAATACCCAAGTGACAGAATTAATAGAAACTTTGAAGCAAAAAGATGCTGAAATTGAGGATTTGAAAAAACGTCTTCAGAACCCAGTAAAGATGAGTTCAGATGATGATCCATCAAACCCGTCTGTAAATCTTACTACTGTTACCGGAAACACagtgggaaaagaaaaaactgcTGAAGGTGATGGCAAAATAATTGTCACTGACCAGAAGTCGAAAAATTCACAAGATCAGAGAATTGAGTATGGGACCAGCATGGGTGAAAAACAGGGACAAGGAAAGAAAAGTGAAGATTTCAAAGATGATGGCAGTGAGGAGAACAACATTGCTGCAAGTGAGACAATTAGTGATGGTGGTGGAAAAGACATTGAGGAAAATGGGGAACTAGGAAGACTTGAAAATGCTCAAGGTGAAGGTCAGGAACACGTTGAGAATTCTAATGGTGGGATGAAATTGGATCGGCAAGAAAATTCCAACAACAATGTCTGGCCAATGAAGAGAGGTAAACATGGTTCTTTTAGTAATACAAAGGGAAGAAGATGGAGATTAATAGCTAAGAATAGGAGGTTCGAGAATAGAAACTTCAAAAACAATGGAGTAACAGGCATGAGAACTAGAAAATTCTTTGAAGATGATCAAGGTCGCTTGAAGGGCAGAACAAAGGCAGCACCTTTCAGAGGAGGATTAACCACCGGAGATGATAATCGCCATGTGGGAGTAGCAGAGGTGGTCAATTCTGGGGCTGCAAAGGACCAAGATGCCACTGATGGTCAACAGAGCAGGGATATCAACAGGGAGGCGACAAAGAAGAATGAGGCATCAGAACATTTGGATAACGATTTCAAAGAGCCAGGCAACCATGCAGATGATGATAAAGGTGATGGTAATTTCTCTAGTAAATCTGGTTCCACTTCTGAACAAGATGAAGAGTACAAGGATGAGATAGATGACACAGAGTCCTAA
- the LOC125418136 gene encoding uncharacterized protein LOC125418136 isoform X2 — protein sequence MEDIFDSLLNLEDSHLKEGFDEGYRDGLIAGKEEGKQVGLKTGFEVGEELGFYRGCVDIWNSAIAIDPTRFSSRVQKAIRQMEELIEKYPLTEPENESVQEVMNGLRLKFRAVCASMGRGEKGKMLKSMLACCKVYISESRNRAALDSIERAAKLFPEVPIINKFEDKTYNRVGYTLVTELASKSPSDPCPMKTAVFAMVKAAFENIDLESHSGSHPRTGVVDHICFHPLLHASLDQAAAVAKSLGSDVGYSLQVPTFLYGAAHKGGRTLDAVRRELGYFKPNDNGNLWTGGPNAESLALEPDVGPTQVAEAKGVIVIGATRWVDNYNVPVFSTDIASVRKIAKRVSGRGGGLPSVQAMALAHGETVIEVACNLLEPNKVGGERVQLEVERLAKEEGIAVGKGYFTDLAQEKIIESYLRSSSFL from the exons ATGGAGGATATTTTCGATTCGTTGCTGAATTTAGAAGATTCCCATCTGAAGGAAGGCTTCGACGAGGGTTACAGAGACGGGTTAATAGCCGGCAAAGAAGAGGGAAAGCAAGTCGGCCTGAAAACGGGTTTCGAAGTCGGTGAGGAATTAGGGTTCTACAGGGGCTGCGTCGACATATGGAACTCGGCCATCGCGATCGACCCCACACGGTTCTCTTCTCGGGTTCAAAAAGCTATCAGACAGATGGAGGAGCTCATTGAGAAATACCCACTTACGGAACCCGAGAATGAAAGCGTTCAAGAAGTTATGAACGGTTTGAGGTTGAAGTTCAGGGCTGTTTGTGCTTCAATGGGT AgaggagaaaaaggaaaaatgttaaAGTCGATGCTAGCTTGCTGCAAAGTGTATATATCTGAAAGCAGAAACAGGGCAGCATTAGACTCCATTGAACGAGCTGCCAAGCTATTCCCAGAAGTTCCTATTATCAATAAGTTTGAAGATAAGACTTATAACAGAGTTGGCTACACACTTGTCACCGAGTTGGCATCAAAGTCACCTTCTGATCCATGTCCCATGAAGACTGCAGTTTTTGCCATGGTTAAGGCTGCTTTCGAAAACATTGATCTTGAGTCACACAGCGGAAGTCATCCCCGGACTGGAGTTGTGGACCATATATGCTTTCATCCTTTGCTGCATGCATCTTTGGACCAAGCAGCTGCCGTTGCCAAATCTTTGGGGTCAGATGTTGGCTACAGTCTTCAAG TTCCCACTTTTCTATATGGAGCAGCCCATAAAGGGGGGAGGACACTTGATGCAGTCAGAAGGGAGTTGGGTTATTTCAAGCCAAATGACAATGGAAACCTGTGGACTGGGGGACCAAACGCAGAGTCCTTGGCACTAGAACCTGATGTGGGACCAACTCAAGTCGCTGAAGCAAAAGGCGTCATCGTAATTGGAGCTACTCGATGGGTTGATAACTACAACGTTCCTGTATTTTCTACTGACATTGCTTCTGTCAGGAAGATTGCAAAACGTGTAAGTGGAAGAGGAGGTGGACTTCCTTCAGTCCAGGCCATGGCACTTGCACATGGTGAAACTGTCATTGAAGTAGCCTGTAATTTGCTGGAACCAAATAAAGTAGGAGGAGAAAGAGTTCAGCTTGAAGTTGAAAGGCTTGCCAAAGAAGAAGGTATCGCTGTTGGGAAGGGCTATTTCACTGATCTTGCAcaggaaaaaataattgaaagttACTTGAGATCCAGTTCCTTCTTGTAA
- the LOC125418136 gene encoding uncharacterized protein LOC125418136 isoform X1 — MLKSMLACCKVYISESRNRAALDSIERAAKLFPEVPIINKFEDKTYNRVGYTLVTELASKSPSDPCPMKTAVFAMVKAAFENIDLESHSGSHPRTGVVDHICFHPLLHASLDQAAAVAKSLGSDVGYSLQVPTFLYGAAHKGGRTLDAVRRELGYFKPNDNGNLWTGGPNAESLALEPDVGPTQVAEAKGVIVIGATRWVDNYNVPVFSTDIASVRKIAKRVSGRGGGLPSVQAMALAHGETVIEVACNLLEPNKVGGERVQLEVERLAKEEGIAVGKGYFTDLAQEKIIESYLRSSSFL, encoded by the exons atgttaaAGTCGATGCTAGCTTGCTGCAAAGTGTATATATCTGAAAGCAGAAACAGGGCAGCATTAGACTCCATTGAACGAGCTGCCAAGCTATTCCCAGAAGTTCCTATTATCAATAAGTTTGAAGATAAGACTTATAACAGAGTTGGCTACACACTTGTCACCGAGTTGGCATCAAAGTCACCTTCTGATCCATGTCCCATGAAGACTGCAGTTTTTGCCATGGTTAAGGCTGCTTTCGAAAACATTGATCTTGAGTCACACAGCGGAAGTCATCCCCGGACTGGAGTTGTGGACCATATATGCTTTCATCCTTTGCTGCATGCATCTTTGGACCAAGCAGCTGCCGTTGCCAAATCTTTGGGGTCAGATGTTGGCTACAGTCTTCAAG TTCCCACTTTTCTATATGGAGCAGCCCATAAAGGGGGGAGGACACTTGATGCAGTCAGAAGGGAGTTGGGTTATTTCAAGCCAAATGACAATGGAAACCTGTGGACTGGGGGACCAAACGCAGAGTCCTTGGCACTAGAACCTGATGTGGGACCAACTCAAGTCGCTGAAGCAAAAGGCGTCATCGTAATTGGAGCTACTCGATGGGTTGATAACTACAACGTTCCTGTATTTTCTACTGACATTGCTTCTGTCAGGAAGATTGCAAAACGTGTAAGTGGAAGAGGAGGTGGACTTCCTTCAGTCCAGGCCATGGCACTTGCACATGGTGAAACTGTCATTGAAGTAGCCTGTAATTTGCTGGAACCAAATAAAGTAGGAGGAGAAAGAGTTCAGCTTGAAGTTGAAAGGCTTGCCAAAGAAGAAGGTATCGCTGTTGGGAAGGGCTATTTCACTGATCTTGCAcaggaaaaaataattgaaagttACTTGAGATCCAGTTCCTTCTTGTAA
- the LOC107416764 gene encoding uncharacterized protein LOC107416764 → MDYSPSCKDKKRSVDHSMLLCCRIWISESRNHSSLQAIEGAAKQDPESVIVNKFEDRAYNRVRYTIVSYVVHDSTGNAIYSPLHQTVIAMAEAAYGAINFELHSGAHPRLGVVDDILFHPLRRASLDEAAWLAKAVALDIGSRFQVPIFLYGAAHPTGKAPDTIRRELGFYRPNFNGIQWAGRTMPEILPEKPDEGPTIVPRARGITLIGAGPWFAMYNIPIMSTDVSAARRIARMVSARGGGLPTVQSLGLVHGEDSTEIACMLLQPNQIGADRVQNRVEMLAAEEGFDVEQGYFTDYSPEMITEKYMKLISAAKD, encoded by the exons ATGGATTACAGCCCAAGTTGCAAG GACAAGAAAAGAAGCGTAGACCATTCCATGCTGCTATGCTGCAGGATATGGATTTCGGAGTCACGCAACCACAGCTCTTTGCAAGCCATTGAAGGAGCTGCTAAGCAGGACCCAGAGTCGGTCATTGTCAACAAGTTTGAGGACCGAGCTTACAATAGAGTTCGATACACCATCGTATCATATGTAGTGCATGACAGCACAGGAAATGCCATATATAGCCCACTGCACCAGACAGTCATAGCCATGGCTGAGGCTGCTTATGGAGCCATCAACTTTGAGCTGCATTCCGGGGCTCACCCTCGGTTAGGGGTTGTCGATGACATTCTCTTCCATCCACTTCGCCGGGCATCATTAGATGAAGCAGCATGGCTTGCCAAGGCTGTGGCTTTGGACATCGGAAGTAGATTCCAAG TACCAATATTTCTATATGGTGCGGCACACCCAACAGGCAAGGCTCCTGACACCATCAGACGAGAGCTTGGTTTCTACAGACCCAATTTCAATGGCATCCAATGGGCAGGCAGGACCATGCCAGAAATCCTACCCGAGAAGCCTGATGAAGGCCCGACAATCGTGCCTAGAGCAAGAGGGATTACGCTGATCGGAGCAGGTCCGTGGTTTGCCATGTATAACATACCCATAATGTCCACTGATGTCTCTGCTGCTCGAAGGATAGCAAGAATGGTAAGTGCCAGAGGAGGTGGGCTACCAACTGTGCAATCCTTAGGACTTGTTCATGGTGAGGATTCCACCGAGATAGCTTGCATGCTTCTACAGCCCAACCAGATTGGAGCTGACCGGGTCCAGAACCGGGTTGAAATGCTAGCCGCTGAAGAAGGCTTTGATGTTGAGCAAGGCTACTTCACTGACTATTCACCAGAGATGATAACTGAAAAGTATATGAAGTTAATCTCTGCTGCCAAGGactaa
- the LOC107416763 gene encoding beta-glucuronosyltransferase GlcAT14A, translating into MRKYVNSHSGRAFGDRIWVIPFFASVLIFITLFLTAIFGLFTSPNGEEQLPFDIISFAKSEDSSEYFVESDLKKSLDTSGEWETRLPRLAYLISGTKGDSHRMMRTLQAVYHPRNQYVLHLDLEAPPRERLELAVSVKADPTFREVDNVRVMAQSNLVTYKGPTMIACTLQAIAILLKESSEWDWFINLSASDYPLVTQDDLLHVFSNMSRNLNFIEQMQITGWKLNQRAKPIIIDPGLYLSKKSDIAWTTQRRSLPTSFKLFTGSAWVMLTRSFVEYCIWGWDNLPRTILMYYTNFISSPEGYFQTVICNTEEFRHTAISHDLHYIAWDNPPKQHPLSLSMKDFDKMVKSKAPFARKFAKNDAVLDKIDKELLGRTGRFAPGAWCIGRADGGADPCSVRGNDSVFSPGPGAKRVQELFQTLLSEDFLRKQCT; encoded by the exons ATGAGGAAATATGTGAACTCCCACTCAGGAAGGGCGTTTGGTGATAGGATATGGGTAATTCCATTCTTTGCTAGCGTCCTCATATTCATTACCCTTTTTCTGACAGCCATATTTGGGTTGTTTACTTCCCCTAATGGTGAAGAACAGTTGCCATTCGACATCATTTCATTTGCAAAATCTGAGGATTCAAGTGAATACTTTGTTGAATCAGATTTGAAAAAGTCACTTGACACTAGTGGGGAATGGGAAACGAGGTTGCCTAGATTAGCATATCTTATTTCTGGTACGAAGGGTGATAGTCATAGGATGATGAGAACCCTTCAGGCTGTTTATCATCCAAGAAATCAATATGTGCTGCATTTGGATCTAGAGGCTCCTCCACGTGAGAGATTGGAATTGGCAGTTTCAGTAAAGGCTGATCCAACATTTCGTGAAGTGGATAATGTGAGAGTTATGGCTCAATCTAATTTGGTGACATATAAGGGTCCTACAATGATTGCTTGTACCCTGCAAGCCATTGCAATTTTGTTGAAGGAGAGCTCAGAGTGGGACTGGTTTATAAACCTCAGTGCATCAGACTATCCTCTAGTGACACAAGATG ATTTGCTTCATGTTTTCTCCAACATGTCGAGAAATCTCAACTTCATTGAACAGATGCAGATTACTGGTTGGAAACT GAACCAAAGAGCCAAACCAATAATAATTGACCCAGGgctatatttatcaaaaaaatctgACATTGCTTGGACCACTCAACGGCGTTCACTTCCTACATCTTTCAAGTTATTTACAG GTTCAGCATGGGTAATGCTAACTCGATCTTTTGTTGAGTACTGTATATGGGGTTGGGATAACCTTCCACGGACTATCCTCATGTACTACACAAATTTCATATCATCTCCTGAAGGCTATTTCCAGACAGTTATTTGCAACACTGAAGAATTCCGGCACACTGCCATAAGCCACGATCTCCACTACATTGCTTGGGACAATCCTCCCAAGCAGCATCCCCTCTCTTTGTCAATGAAGGACTTTGACAAAATGGTCAAAAGCAAGGCCCCATTTGCTCGAAAATTTGCAAAGAATGATGCGGTCTTGGACAAAATTGACAAAGAGCTTTTAGGTCGAACTGGGCGATTTGCACCTGGGGCGTGGTGTATCGGGCGTGCCGATGGTGGAGCTGACCCATGTTCTGTGCGTGGTAACGATTCAGTGTTCAGTCCAGGTCCTGGTGCCAAGAGGGTGCAAGAGCTCTTCCAGACTTTGTTGTCTGAAGATTTTCTAAGAAAGCAATGTACATGA
- the LOC107409043 gene encoding protein ULTRAPETALA 1 codes for MANGVESETGLVIFSDEELREMSGVKRSGDHIEVMCGCTSHRYGDAVGRLRVFINGDLEITCECTPGCQEDKLTPAAFEKHSGRETARKWKNNVWVIVNGEKIPLCKTVLLKYYNQASKSANGSHRSHNGRVCHRDEFVRCTRCNKERRFRLRTKEECRIHHDAFADVNWKCADLPYDKITCDDEEERASRRVYRGCTRSPTCKGCTSCVCFGCEICRFSDCNCQTCTDFTRNAKN; via the exons atggcgaaTGGGGTTGAGTCGGAAACTGGGTTGGTGATATTTAGCGATGAGGAGCTGAGAGAGATGAGTGGGGTGAAGAGGAGTGGAGACCATATAGAGGTGATGTGTGGCTGTACAAGCCATAGATATGGTGATGCGGTTGGGAGGCTTAGGGTTTTCATCAATGGTGATCTCGAAATCACCTGTGAATGCACCCCTGGTTGTCAGGAAG ACAAATTGACTCCAGCTGCATTTGAGAAGCATTCTGGAAGAGAGACTGCTAGGAAATGGAAGAATAATGTCTGGGTCATTGTTAATGGGGAGAAGATTCCATTGTGTAAGACAGTGCTGCTCAAATACTACAACCAAGCATCAAAGAGTGCTAATGGGTCTCACAGATCCCATAATGGACGGGTTTGTCACCGAGATGAATTTGTACGCTGTACCAGGTGCAACAAGGAACGCAGGTTCCGTCTGCGGACAAAGGAGGAATGTCGTATTCATCATGATGCTTTTGCAGATGTGAATTGGAAATGTGCTGATCTGCCATATGACAA AATAACGTGTGATGATGAAGAGGAGCGAGCAAGTCGCAGGGTTTACAGGGGCTGTACCCGTTCACCGACGTGCAAGGGCTGCACTTCTTGCGTGTGCTTTGGCTGTGAAATCTGTCGCTTCTCAGATTGCAACTGCCAGACTTGCACTGACTTCACAAGGAATGCAAAAAACTAA
- the LOC125421844 gene encoding H/ACA ribonucleoprotein complex non-core subunit NAF1, whose product MVGFISEPSDLEDDQAPKLKNLSDPLDSIDPRSNDFSLADSFLDFDSIRNWFEDIANQEMADGESIKMEAIEEQTCRDTSVEDQIVNGSKPILDGSAPIDVGSGSVVKMDKGDCEMPGNFSCSIAEEIGKVSLVSGSESSVIVGETGMENGTRNEDSVKSGTVSDKDESESSESESASTSSSSSSTSSSSDDQDDDVEGKEEEDDLGVKQGFERDSNGAGEVEEGEIRDADGQGMAGMVEDDDNESDDNDDMEAMVVWSDTDINDGEDEEGDGGGVGGPIRSKNELKVLPLVPPVDVTLLPHHQMIPVGSVLSIVGTQVIVEGVEKHNPLNDGSILWITDSRTPLGLVDEIFGPVKNPYYVVRYNSESEVPSGIRGGTSISFVPEFASHVLNSKDIYKKGYDASGANDEEVSDDGEFSDDEKEAEYKRMQKMTKRGKEEKVVNNKSNRRKGKSRVDPWKNEQPSTKQTPSNVGHQSSNQQQHHFSPVPTMIDHGNCAPPFAVGQGVVGGTGLVPPFPPTAQTVCSSGVWTNGMPFQPTMQPQTPFFPNGIPINSMPWLLQNNQYPQQMPMPNRMPFNQQADPNQMLHSAAVSPGDQPNNFSGSTYVQGLVGQNNFNQSTFGMGLQGHPSQQTLNAVQQGILSNGLHMDSNYINNMPQSMVIPGNVEVPQQFNVGASSSRGRRLFRRGGGRFVGGRGR is encoded by the exons ATGGTAGGGTTTATCTCTGAACCTTCAGACCTCGAAGACGATCAAGCTCCAAAGCTCAAGAATTTAAGCGACCCACTTGACTCGATTGACCCCAGATCCAACGATTTTTCATTAGCCGATTCGTTTCTCGATTTCGACTCAATAAGGAATTGGTTTGAGGATATAGCAAACCAAGAAATGGCCGATGGAGAGAGCATTAAGATGGAGGCCATTGAAGAACAGACCTGCAGAGATACCAGTGTTGAAGACCAAATTGTAAATGGTTCTAAGCCAATTCTTGATGGGTCTGCGCCAATTGATGTTGGGTCTGGTAGTGTGGTGAAGATGGACAAGGGGGATTGTGAAATGCCTGGGAATTTTAGTTGTTCAATCGCAGAGGAGATAGGAAAGGTTAGTCTGGTTTCCGGGTCTGAAAGTTCTGTTATTGTTGGTGAGACTGGTATGGAGAATGGAACAAGGAATGAGGATAGTGTGAAAAGTGGAACCGTGAGTGATAAGGACGAAAGTGAAAGTTCAGAGTCTGAGAGTGCAAgtacatcttcttcttcttcctccactAGCAGCTCCAGTGATGACCAGGATGATGATGTGGAaggcaaagaagaagaagatgatttgGGAGTGAAACAGGGATTTGAGAGGGACTCTAATGGGGCGGGTGAAGTTGAAGAGGGTGAAATAAGGGATGCTGATGGGCAGGGGATGGCAGGCATGGTTGAGGATGATGACAATGAAagtgatgataatgatgatatggAGGCAATGGTTGTTTGGAGCGACACTGATATCAATGATGGTGAAGATGAGGAAGGGGATGGTGGTGGTGTTGGCGGACCCATTAGGTCAAAAAATGAGCTTAAG GTTCTCCCTCTGGTTCCTCCAGTGGATGTGACATTGCTACCACATCATCAGATGATCCCTGTTGGAAGTGTTTTATCA ATAGTTGGCACCCAAGTCATTGTGGAAGGAGTAGAGAAGCACAACCCTCTTAATGATGGCTCCATTCTATGGATAACCGATAGTAGAACTCCACTGGGGTTGGTGGATGAAATATTTGGACCTGTCAAAAACCCTTACTATGTTGTGAGATACAATTCAGAAAGTGAAGTCCCTTCTGGTATACGTGGAGGAACTTCAATCTCTTTTGTTCCTGAGTTTGCCTCCCATGTGCTCAATAGCAAAGATATTTACAAGAAGGGGTATGATGCATCTGGTGCAAATGATGAAGAGGTATCAGATGACGGGGAGTTTTCTGATGATGAGAAAGAGGCTGAGTACAAGAGAATGCAAAAAATGACTAAAAGAGGCAAGGAGGAGAAAGTTGTAAACAACAAAAGCAATAGAAGGAAGGGTAAAAGTAGGGTCGATCCCTGGAAAAATGAACAACCTTCGACCAAGCAAACACCAAGTAATGTAGGTCACCAATCATCCAATCAACAACAGCATCATTTCTCACCAGTCCCAACAATGATTGATCATGGTAATTGTGCACCCCCCTTTGCAGTGGGACAAGGTGTGGTTGGTGGCACAGGTTTAGTCCCACCATTTCCACCTACTGCACAGACAGTGTGTTCAAGTGGAGTTTGGACAAATGGAATGCCATTTCAGCCCACAATGCAGCCCCAGACTCCATTTTTTCCTAATGGAATTCCAATTAATAGTATGCCCTGGCTCTTACAGAACAATCAGTATCCCCAACAGATGCCAATGCCAAATAGAATGCCCTTTAACCAGCAGGCTGATCCTAATCAGATGTTGCACTCTGCTGCTGTCTCACCAGGTGATCAACCAAATAACTTTTCTGGATCTACATATGTACAGGGACTTGTGggtcaaaataatttcaaccaATCAACATTTGGTATGGGTTTACAAGGCCATCCTTCTCAGCAAACCTTAAATGCCGTACAACAAGGAATTCTATCAAATGGGTTACACATGGATTCAAACTATATCAATAATATGCCACAATCTATGGTGATTCCCGGAAATGTTGAAGTTCCACAGCAATTCAATGTGGGTGCATCTTCTAGCCGGGGAAGAAGACTGTTTCGTCGAGGGGGTGGTCGTTTTGTAGGTGGGAGAGGGCGGTAG